One Artemia franciscana chromosome 7, ASM3288406v1, whole genome shotgun sequence DNA segment encodes these proteins:
- the LOC136029191 gene encoding E3 ubiquitin-protein ligase sina-like isoform X2 translates to MPKGARRCTFRLSTITVPAEGHLVEESALLGLFTCPGCRRFVTREPIICCSKGHVVCPVCAVDYRGSCPNCRQRIVLERNHQLEKVAQCINFPTEGGSNNCLSL, encoded by the exons ATGCCCAAAGGAGCCAGGAGATGTACATTTAGGCTGAGTACTATAACTGTGCCAGCTGAAGGACATCTTGTTGAGGAGTCTGCACTCCTAGGATTATTCACCTGTCCAGGTTGCCGGCGTTTTGTCACCAGAGAGCCTATTATATGCTGTTCTAAAG GTCACGTTGTATGTCCTGTATGTGCAGTTGACTACCGAGGAAGCTGTCCAAATTGTCGTCAGCGGATCGTTCTTGAAAGGAATCATCAACTAGAAAAAGTTGCACAGTGCATAAACTTCCCTACTGAAG gtggCTCTAACAATTGCCTTTCCTTGTAA